One Gordonia sp. SID5947 genomic region harbors:
- the fmt gene encoding methionyl-tRNA formyltransferase, which produces MRVVFAGTPEVAVPSLQLLLDSPQHEVVGVISRPDAASGRGRSLVRSPVASLADEHGLDVITPRRLTDPGVLDRLRSWRPDCGAVVAYGGLVPAGLLDLPTHGWINLHFSVLPAWRGAAPVQHAIAAGDEITGASTFRLEEGLDTGPVYGLITENIAPADTSGDLLRRLSEAGSHLLVSTLDGVEAGTLTPVAQSVQGVSHAPKVEVDDARIRWDLPAHIVDRLVRAHTPAPGAWTTLDGARIKVGPVTPLEGSDDAAQPAPGSLVVAKRSVDVGTSTRPVRLSWVQPPGKKAMAAADWARGAHLADGTVVE; this is translated from the coding sequence ATGAGGGTCGTATTCGCCGGCACCCCGGAGGTGGCGGTGCCGTCTCTGCAATTGCTTCTCGACTCACCACAGCACGAGGTGGTGGGGGTGATCTCCCGTCCCGATGCCGCGTCCGGCCGTGGCCGGTCGCTGGTGCGGTCTCCGGTGGCGTCGCTCGCCGACGAACACGGCCTCGACGTGATCACCCCGCGACGGTTGACCGATCCCGGGGTCCTGGACAGGTTGCGATCGTGGCGCCCCGATTGCGGAGCGGTGGTCGCCTACGGAGGGCTGGTTCCGGCCGGTCTGCTGGACCTGCCGACCCACGGTTGGATCAATCTGCACTTCTCGGTACTGCCCGCCTGGCGGGGTGCCGCGCCGGTGCAGCACGCGATCGCCGCCGGTGACGAGATCACCGGGGCGAGCACGTTCCGTCTGGAGGAGGGCCTGGACACCGGTCCGGTCTACGGTTTGATCACCGAGAACATAGCGCCTGCCGACACCAGCGGCGACCTGCTGCGGCGATTGTCCGAAGCCGGCTCGCACCTGCTGGTGTCGACGCTCGACGGCGTGGAGGCCGGCACCCTGACGCCGGTGGCGCAATCTGTCCAGGGCGTCAGTCACGCACCGAAGGTCGAGGTGGACGACGCTCGGATTCGATGGGATCTACCTGCGCACATCGTCGACCGGCTGGTCCGCGCACACACCCCGGCGCCGGGCGCTTGGACCACTCTGGACGGGGCCCGCATCAAGGTCGGTCCGGTGACGCCGCTCGAGGGCTCCGACGATGCGGCGCAGCCCGCGCCCGGCTCGTTGGTGGTGGCGAAACGTTCGGTGGACGTCGGCACGTCCACGCGACCGGTGCGCCTGTCCTGGGTGCAGCCGCCCGGGAAGAAGGCGATGGCCGCGGCGGATTGGGCGCGCGGTGCACATCTGGCAGACGGGACGGTGGTGGAATGA
- the rpe gene encoding ribulose-phosphate 3-epimerase yields MCDSGSAPMIAPSILSADFANLAAEADAVAGSGTNRADWLHVDVMDAHFVPNLTLGLPVVESLLKATDIPLDCHLMIEDPGHWAPPYAEAGAHNVTFHAEATDDPVAVARDVRAAGAKAGLSIKPGTPLEPYLEILRDFDTLLIMSVEPGFGGQKFMPEVLAKARAIRRVIDTEDLRLLVEIDGGINADTIEEAAEAGIDCFVAGSAVYGAADPGAAVGALRAQAAAARASAG; encoded by the coding sequence ATGTGTGATTCCGGATCTGCCCCGATGATCGCCCCGTCCATCCTCTCCGCGGATTTCGCGAATCTCGCAGCCGAAGCCGACGCGGTTGCCGGGTCGGGAACCAATCGTGCCGACTGGCTGCACGTGGACGTCATGGACGCTCATTTCGTGCCCAACCTGACGTTGGGACTCCCGGTGGTGGAGAGTCTCCTGAAGGCCACCGACATCCCGCTCGACTGCCATCTGATGATCGAGGATCCGGGTCATTGGGCACCGCCATATGCCGAGGCGGGCGCCCACAACGTCACCTTTCATGCCGAGGCCACCGACGACCCGGTCGCGGTCGCCCGAGATGTTCGGGCGGCCGGTGCCAAAGCGGGTCTGAGCATCAAGCCGGGCACCCCGCTCGAGCCCTACCTGGAGATCCTGCGAGATTTCGACACGTTGCTGATCATGAGCGTGGAACCAGGATTCGGCGGACAGAAGTTCATGCCGGAAGTGTTGGCGAAGGCTCGTGCGATCCGACGCGTCATCGACACCGAGGATCTGCGCTTGCTCGTCGAGATCGACGGCGGAATCAACGCCGACACGATCGAGGAGGCCGCCGAGGCCGGCATCGATTGCTTCGTGGCGGGATCGGCCGTCTACGGAGCCGCCGATCCGGGTGCTGCCGTCGGTGCACTGCGCGCGCAGGCCGCGGCTGCGCGGGCGAGCGCGGGCTGA
- the metK gene encoding methionine adenosyltransferase — protein sequence MTTSASRLFTSESVTEGHPDKICDAISDSILDAMLAQDPKARVAVETLVTTGQVHVAGEVTTTAYVDIPGIVREKILEIGYDSSTKGFDGASCGVNVAIGAQSPDIAGGVFTSHESRSGISEDEIDSQGAGDQGLMFGYATDETPELMPVPIALAHRLSRRLTEVRKSGVLPYLRPDGKTQVTIEYDGDKPVRLDTVVISTQHAADIDLDNMLTPDIRAKVLESVLADLALPGLDTSEVRLLVNPTGKFVLGGPMGDAGLTGRKIIVDTYGGMARHGGGAFSGKDPSKVDRSAAYAMRWVAKNAVAAGLAGRIEVQVAYAIGKAAPVGLFVETFGTERVDPAVIEKVISEEFDLRPLAIIRDLDLLRPIYAPTAAYGHFGRTDVDLPWERTDRAEKLRAAAGL from the coding sequence ATGACCACCTCTGCGTCACGCCTGTTCACCAGTGAATCCGTCACCGAGGGTCACCCCGACAAGATCTGTGACGCGATCAGCGACTCGATCCTCGACGCCATGCTCGCCCAGGACCCGAAGGCGCGCGTCGCGGTGGAGACCCTGGTCACCACAGGCCAGGTGCACGTGGCCGGTGAGGTCACCACCACCGCCTACGTGGACATCCCGGGAATCGTGCGCGAGAAGATCCTGGAGATCGGATACGACTCGTCGACCAAGGGTTTCGACGGGGCGTCGTGCGGCGTCAACGTCGCGATCGGCGCGCAGTCGCCCGACATCGCCGGTGGCGTCTTCACCTCCCACGAGAGCCGTAGCGGCATCTCCGAGGACGAGATCGACAGCCAAGGCGCCGGTGACCAGGGTCTCATGTTCGGGTATGCGACCGACGAGACGCCGGAGCTGATGCCGGTGCCGATCGCCCTCGCCCACCGGCTCTCGCGTCGCCTCACCGAGGTGCGCAAGAGTGGAGTGCTCCCGTACCTGCGCCCCGACGGCAAGACCCAGGTCACCATCGAATACGACGGCGACAAGCCGGTCCGTCTCGACACGGTCGTGATCTCAACCCAGCACGCCGCCGACATCGATCTCGACAACATGCTCACCCCCGATATCCGCGCGAAGGTGCTCGAGTCGGTCCTGGCCGATCTCGCGCTGCCGGGCCTGGACACCTCGGAGGTCCGGTTGCTGGTGAACCCGACCGGGAAGTTCGTCCTCGGTGGCCCGATGGGCGACGCCGGACTCACCGGCCGCAAGATCATCGTCGACACCTACGGGGGGATGGCTCGCCACGGCGGCGGTGCCTTCTCCGGCAAGGATCCCTCGAAGGTCGACCGCAGCGCGGCCTATGCCATGCGCTGGGTCGCCAAGAACGCGGTGGCCGCGGGCCTGGCCGGGCGCATCGAGGTCCAGGTGGCCTACGCGATCGGCAAGGCCGCGCCGGTCGGGCTCTTCGTCGAGACCTTCGGCACCGAGCGCGTCGACCCCGCTGTCATCGAGAAGGTGATCTCGGAGGAGTTCGACCTCCGGCCGTTGGCCATCATCCGTGATCTCGATCTGTTGCGTCCCATCTATGCGCCGACCGCGGCCTACGGTCACTTCGGCCGCACCGACGTCGATCTCCCATGGGAGCGCACCGACCGTGCCGAGAAGCTGCGGGCAGCCGCAGGCCTCTGA
- a CDS encoding riboflavin synthase — MFTGIVEELGTVVRRDDLTDAARLTVRGPLVTSDAKFGDSIAVNGVCLTVVEQGPDEFTVDVMAETLRRSSLARLDKGSPVNLERAMAAGGRFGGHIVQGHVDGVGEVVSVTPSEHWTIVRIAVSAELSRYIVEKGSITVDGVSLTVASLGASPEAGQWFEISLIPTTLAETNLGVAGPGNPVNLEVDVIAKYVERLHPALRDRDDSRVRGAGDDGVRDASGVE; from the coding sequence GTGTTTACCGGGATCGTCGAGGAACTCGGCACCGTCGTCCGTCGAGACGACCTGACCGATGCCGCCCGCCTGACCGTCCGCGGCCCCCTTGTGACCAGCGATGCCAAGTTCGGTGATTCGATAGCGGTCAACGGGGTGTGTCTGACCGTCGTGGAACAGGGACCCGACGAGTTCACCGTCGATGTGATGGCCGAGACCCTGCGACGCAGCTCGCTCGCCCGCCTCGACAAGGGCAGCCCGGTGAACCTGGAACGTGCCATGGCTGCCGGCGGGCGTTTCGGCGGGCACATCGTGCAAGGCCACGTCGACGGTGTGGGCGAGGTCGTCTCCGTCACGCCGTCGGAGCATTGGACGATCGTGCGGATCGCCGTCTCGGCCGAGCTGAGCCGCTACATCGTGGAGAAGGGATCGATCACCGTGGACGGGGTGTCGCTGACCGTGGCGTCGCTCGGCGCGTCCCCCGAGGCGGGGCAGTGGTTCGAGATCTCCCTCATCCCCACCACGCTCGCGGAGACGAACCTCGGGGTGGCGGGCCCCGGAAACCCGGTGAACCTCGAGGTCGACGTGATCGCCAAGTACGTCGAGCGTCTGCATCCCGCTCTGCGGGACCGCGACGACTCGCGGGTGCGGGGCGCAGGCGACGATGGCGTACGTGACGCGTCAGGAGTGGAGTGA
- the coaBC gene encoding bifunctional phosphopantothenoylcysteine decarboxylase/phosphopantothenate--cysteine ligase CoaBC has product MTAAHTGSPGAQRRRVLIGVGGGIAAYKVCSVIRHFTEAGHEVRVVPTQSALKFVGAATFEALSGNPVSTDVFDDVDQVAHVRLGQGADLVVIAPATADLMARAASGRADDLLTASLLTVRCPVLVVPAMHTEMWEHAATQANVSTLRERGITVMTPASGRLTGTDSGRGRLPDPQEIAMIGELLLERPDALPYDLAGVRVVISAGGTREPLDPVRFLGNRSSGKQGFALARAAAQRGAIVTVVAGSTADPGDPAGVEIIRVASAQELADEMTKRAAEADVVIMAAAVADFRPVTVSEAKIKKGESGPAPIELTTNPDILRGLVESRTAGRIPAQTVIVGFAAETGDETGGVLDHGRTKLRRKGCDLLVVNAVGDGKAFGTEDNTGWLLSSGGTETALPFGSKTLMSSRILDEVRALVPDGDGTA; this is encoded by the coding sequence ATGACCGCAGCGCACACAGGTTCGCCGGGTGCCCAGCGACGCCGGGTCCTGATCGGTGTCGGCGGCGGGATCGCCGCGTACAAGGTCTGCTCGGTGATCCGGCACTTCACCGAAGCCGGCCACGAGGTCCGGGTGGTGCCCACCCAGTCGGCTCTGAAGTTCGTCGGCGCCGCCACGTTCGAGGCGCTGTCCGGCAACCCCGTCAGCACCGACGTCTTCGACGACGTCGACCAGGTCGCCCACGTGCGCCTCGGCCAGGGTGCCGACCTCGTCGTGATCGCGCCGGCCACCGCCGACCTCATGGCGCGCGCGGCATCCGGCCGTGCCGACGACCTGCTCACCGCGTCCTTGCTCACCGTGCGCTGTCCGGTGCTGGTCGTGCCTGCGATGCACACCGAGATGTGGGAGCACGCGGCCACCCAGGCCAATGTCTCGACGCTGCGCGAGCGCGGGATCACCGTCATGACCCCGGCGTCCGGTCGCCTCACCGGCACCGACAGCGGCCGTGGCCGCCTGCCGGATCCGCAGGAGATCGCGATGATCGGCGAACTGCTGCTCGAACGCCCCGACGCGCTGCCATACGACCTCGCCGGAGTTCGGGTGGTGATCAGTGCGGGCGGTACCCGCGAACCGCTCGATCCGGTCCGCTTCCTCGGCAATCGGAGTTCCGGCAAACAGGGTTTCGCGCTCGCGCGGGCGGCGGCCCAGCGCGGTGCCATCGTCACCGTGGTCGCGGGCTCGACCGCCGATCCGGGGGACCCGGCCGGCGTCGAGATCATCCGGGTGGCGAGCGCACAGGAACTCGCCGACGAGATGACCAAGCGCGCGGCAGAGGCCGATGTCGTGATCATGGCCGCTGCCGTCGCCGATTTCCGTCCGGTGACGGTGTCCGAGGCGAAGATCAAGAAGGGCGAGTCGGGTCCGGCGCCCATCGAGCTGACCACGAATCCCGACATCCTGCGCGGCCTGGTGGAGAGCCGGACGGCCGGCCGCATCCCGGCACAGACCGTCATCGTGGGCTTCGCCGCGGAGACCGGCGACGAGACGGGCGGTGTGCTCGACCACGGCCGGACCAAACTCCGGCGCAAGGGTTGCGATCTTCTGGTGGTGAACGCCGTCGGCGACGGCAAGGCGTTCGGAACCGAGGACAACACGGGCTGGCTGTTGTCGTCGGGCGGCACCGAGACAGCTCTGCCGTTCGGCTCGAAAACGCTCATGTCGAGCAGAATCCTCGACGAGGTTCGTGCTCTGGTGCCAGATGGTGACGGCACGGCCTGA
- the rpoZ gene encoding DNA-directed RNA polymerase subunit omega has product MSTQTNFDVTEIADAPAYETPLGITNPPIDDLLDRASSKYALVIYAAKRARQINDYYNQLGDGILEYVGPLVEPGLQEKPLSIAMREIHSDLLEHTEGE; this is encoded by the coding sequence GTGAGCACCCAGACGAACTTCGACGTGACCGAGATCGCCGACGCCCCGGCCTATGAGACCCCGCTGGGAATCACCAACCCGCCGATCGACGACCTGCTCGACCGTGCGTCGTCGAAGTATGCATTGGTGATCTACGCGGCCAAGCGCGCGCGGCAGATCAACGACTACTACAACCAGCTCGGCGACGGAATCCTCGAATACGTCGGCCCGCTGGTGGAGCCGGGCCTGCAGGAGAAGCCGCTGTCGATCGCGATGCGGGAGATCCACTCCGACCTCCTCGAGCACACCGAAGGCGAATAG
- the gmk gene encoding guanylate kinase yields the protein MTRPPQQPQSERTRGRLVVLVGPSAVGKSTVVAKVRELLPTMYFSVSVTTRAPRPGEVDGRDYHFVSGDEFDRMIADDELLEWAEIHGGLQRSGTPVAPVVEALEQGVPVLVEVDLVGARNVIRRLPETISVFLAPPSWDELVSRLTGRGTETADAVARRLETARIEMDAQDEFDHVLVNRRVDQVASELVSLLVGSEDSASRPTPTGQSTSDV from the coding sequence GTGACCCGACCGCCGCAGCAGCCGCAATCCGAGCGCACGAGGGGTCGACTGGTGGTACTGGTCGGCCCCTCAGCCGTCGGTAAGTCCACCGTGGTGGCAAAGGTGCGGGAGCTGCTGCCCACGATGTACTTCAGCGTGTCGGTGACGACACGTGCGCCACGCCCCGGCGAGGTCGACGGACGTGACTACCACTTCGTGTCCGGAGACGAGTTCGACCGGATGATCGCCGACGACGAGCTTCTCGAGTGGGCCGAGATCCACGGCGGCCTGCAGCGGTCGGGTACACCGGTCGCACCCGTCGTCGAGGCATTGGAACAGGGCGTTCCGGTGCTGGTGGAGGTCGACCTGGTGGGCGCGCGCAACGTGATCCGGCGACTGCCGGAGACGATCAGTGTCTTCCTCGCGCCCCCGAGCTGGGACGAGTTGGTGTCGCGGCTCACCGGCCGGGGCACCGAGACGGCCGACGCCGTGGCCCGGCGCCTGGAGACGGCACGCATCGAAATGGACGCCCAAGACGAGTTCGACCACGTGCTGGTGAACCGTCGAGTCGACCAGGTGGCCTCCGAGTTGGTATCCTTGCTGGTCGGGTCCGAAGATTCGGCGTCGCGCCCGACCCCGACCGGACAATCGACCTCAGACGTTTGA
- a CDS encoding primosomal protein N' — translation MLGLAHLDRPFDYLIDTDQDASAVPGVRVRVRFSGRLVDGFLLDRVEESDHAGKLGWLERVVSPEPVLGPDLATLCRAVADRYAGTMSDVIRLAVPPRHARTEKEDAPDPQRPEPVVAPDVGAWAAYPTSDSFLASMHSGHPRAIWQATPGEDWPARLAELAATAAAAGRGAILVVPDQRDLDRLEAACVPVFGDRCVTLAAGLGPTARYRRWLAIRRGSVDVVLGTRSAVFAPVHDLGLIVVWDDGDDSLNEPRAPYPHPREVAVLRSHQQRCALVIGGFARTTEAQSLVTAGWAHDLVADRATVRSRTARVVALSAEDRRVARDPLARSARIPGVAFEAARSAVAADTPVLFSVPRRGYMPSLACARCRAHARCRACHGPVQLDSDDVLSCRWCGRVERSFRCAECGGTEIRALTTGARRTAEELGRAFAGVPVVTSGGATILDEVEPGARIVVATPGAEPVVAGGYGAAVVLDTWAQLDRADLRAAEDAVRRWMTVGALVRPHGAGGTLVVVADSGLAPVQAMIRWDPVGFAQQELDQRAELGFPPAVTMASVDGPPATIGAFADAIELPAGGERLGPVPLPAGVRAPAGSGDPFDGDVERILLRVDRRDGKGLAAALVAAQVRRNANHDTGPVRVQLDPPTIG, via the coding sequence ATGCTCGGGCTGGCCCATCTCGACCGGCCGTTCGACTATCTGATCGACACGGATCAGGACGCGTCGGCAGTGCCGGGCGTCCGCGTACGCGTGCGGTTCTCCGGGCGGCTCGTGGACGGCTTCCTGCTCGATCGCGTCGAGGAGAGCGACCACGCCGGCAAGCTCGGTTGGCTCGAGCGCGTCGTGTCACCGGAGCCGGTTCTCGGCCCGGACCTCGCGACCCTGTGTCGCGCCGTCGCCGACCGATACGCGGGCACGATGTCGGATGTGATCCGACTCGCCGTGCCGCCGCGGCACGCCCGCACCGAGAAGGAGGACGCGCCGGACCCGCAGCGGCCGGAGCCGGTCGTCGCCCCCGACGTCGGGGCATGGGCGGCGTACCCGACATCGGATTCCTTTCTGGCATCGATGCATTCGGGTCACCCGCGGGCGATCTGGCAGGCCACGCCGGGGGAGGACTGGCCTGCCCGTCTCGCCGAACTGGCCGCGACGGCGGCCGCCGCCGGCCGCGGCGCGATCCTGGTGGTACCGGATCAGCGGGACCTCGATCGCCTCGAGGCCGCATGTGTTCCGGTGTTCGGCGATCGCTGCGTCACCCTGGCGGCCGGGCTCGGACCGACCGCCAGGTACCGCCGGTGGCTCGCCATTCGGCGCGGCTCGGTCGACGTCGTCCTCGGTACCCGCAGCGCGGTGTTCGCGCCGGTACACGATCTGGGGCTGATCGTGGTGTGGGACGACGGCGACGACAGTCTCAACGAGCCGAGAGCGCCCTACCCGCATCCGCGCGAGGTCGCGGTGCTGCGGTCGCACCAGCAGCGCTGCGCCCTTGTGATCGGTGGCTTCGCGCGGACCACCGAGGCGCAGTCATTGGTGACCGCCGGCTGGGCGCACGATCTCGTCGCCGACCGTGCGACGGTGCGCTCGCGCACCGCCCGGGTCGTCGCGCTCAGTGCCGAGGACCGACGAGTCGCGCGCGATCCGTTGGCCCGGTCGGCCCGTATCCCCGGAGTGGCGTTCGAGGCCGCGCGATCGGCCGTGGCGGCCGATACGCCGGTGCTGTTCAGCGTGCCCCGACGCGGCTACATGCCGTCACTGGCATGTGCCCGATGCCGTGCACATGCGCGTTGCCGCGCCTGTCACGGGCCGGTACAACTCGATTCCGACGACGTGTTGTCGTGCCGCTGGTGTGGACGCGTGGAGCGGTCGTTTCGCTGCGCCGAGTGCGGGGGGACCGAGATCCGTGCGCTCACCACCGGCGCTCGGCGCACGGCCGAAGAGCTCGGCCGTGCGTTTGCCGGTGTCCCGGTGGTGACCTCCGGCGGAGCCACGATCCTCGACGAGGTGGAGCCGGGGGCCCGGATCGTGGTGGCCACACCGGGTGCCGAGCCTGTCGTCGCGGGCGGTTACGGCGCGGCCGTGGTGCTCGACACGTGGGCGCAACTGGACCGTGCAGATCTGCGCGCCGCGGAGGACGCGGTGCGGCGGTGGATGACGGTCGGCGCCTTGGTCCGTCCGCATGGAGCGGGCGGCACACTCGTCGTCGTGGCGGATTCCGGGCTCGCCCCGGTGCAGGCCATGATTCGTTGGGACCCTGTGGGTTTCGCGCAGCAGGAGCTCGACCAACGTGCCGAGCTCGGCTTTCCGCCCGCGGTCACGATGGCATCGGTCGACGGTCCGCCGGCGACGATCGGAGCCTTCGCCGACGCGATCGAGCTGCCTGCCGGCGGAGAACGGCTCGGGCCGGTGCCCTTGCCGGCGGGTGTACGGGCGCCCGCGGGGTCGGGCGATCCGTTCGACGGGGACGTCGAGCGCATCCTTCTGCGGGTCGACCGACGCGACGGCAAGGGCCTGGCAGCGGCGCTGGTGGCCGCCCAGGTACGACGCAACGCGAATCATGACACCGGACCGGTCCGCGTCCAACTCGATCCCCCTACGATCGGATGA
- the mihF gene encoding integration host factor, actinobacterial type → MALPQLTDEQRAAALEKAAAARRARAELKERLKRGGTDLKQVLKDAENDEILGKMKVSALLEALPKVGKVKAQEIMTELEIAPTRRLRGLGDRQRKALLEKFSS, encoded by the coding sequence GTGGCCCTTCCCCAGTTGACAGACGAGCAGCGCGCTGCAGCGTTGGAGAAGGCAGCTGCCGCTCGGCGGGCCCGCGCCGAGCTCAAGGAGCGCCTGAAGCGCGGCGGCACCGACCTGAAGCAGGTGCTGAAGGACGCCGAGAACGACGAGATCCTGGGCAAGATGAAGGTGTCGGCGTTGCTCGAGGCGCTGCCCAAGGTCGGCAAGGTCAAGGCGCAGGAGATCATGACCGAGCTGGAGATCGCTCCGACGCGCCGCCTGCGCGGACTCGGCGATCGCCAGCGCAAGGCGCTGCTCGAGAAGTTCAGCTCCTGA
- the ribD gene encoding bifunctional diaminohydroxyphosphoribosylaminopyrimidine deaminase/5-amino-6-(5-phosphoribosylamino)uracil reductase RibD: MVDDPAAAGTDIGHAMDLAIAESRRAQGSSSPNPPVGAVILTADGAVVGRGFTQPVGGPHAEVMALREAGAAAAGATAVVTLEPCDHTGRTGPCTRALIDAGVTAVYYALDDPNPAASGGAERLRGAGLTVVGGIGAAEAEAGPLRGWLFRQRHGRPFVTAKIAASIDGRVAAPDGSSQWITGDVARRRAHRQRALLDAIVVGTGTVWRDDPALTARHANGDLRSHQPTRVVMGLRELPAGARVTDDSAPSRHVRTHDPAAVLADLPDALWVLVEGGPAIIGAFLGADLVDEIEAYVAPIVIGAGPASVAIPDVTTLADATRFGLGAVETLGSDVLLRLSR; the protein is encoded by the coding sequence ATGGTCGACGATCCGGCGGCAGCGGGCACGGACATCGGGCACGCGATGGACCTGGCCATCGCCGAGTCACGCCGCGCGCAGGGGTCCAGCTCGCCCAATCCGCCGGTCGGTGCGGTCATTCTCACCGCCGACGGTGCGGTGGTCGGTCGCGGATTCACCCAGCCCGTCGGCGGACCGCACGCCGAGGTGATGGCCCTGCGTGAGGCCGGGGCGGCGGCCGCCGGGGCCACCGCGGTGGTCACGCTCGAGCCCTGTGACCACACCGGTCGCACCGGTCCCTGTACGCGCGCACTCATCGATGCAGGAGTCACCGCGGTCTATTACGCCCTCGACGATCCGAATCCGGCCGCGTCCGGCGGCGCCGAGAGGTTGCGTGGTGCCGGGCTGACCGTGGTCGGCGGTATCGGGGCCGCGGAGGCCGAGGCCGGGCCCCTGCGGGGGTGGCTGTTCCGGCAACGGCACGGACGCCCGTTCGTGACCGCGAAGATCGCCGCGAGCATCGACGGGCGGGTCGCTGCGCCGGACGGCTCCAGCCAGTGGATCACCGGGGACGTGGCCCGCCGCCGAGCACACCGACAACGCGCCCTACTCGACGCGATTGTCGTCGGGACCGGGACCGTATGGCGTGATGATCCTGCGCTGACCGCTCGACATGCCAACGGGGACTTGCGCTCTCATCAACCGACGAGGGTGGTGATGGGGCTACGGGAGTTACCCGCCGGGGCGCGGGTGACCGACGATTCCGCGCCGTCGCGACACGTTCGCACGCATGACCCGGCAGCTGTGCTCGCCGACCTGCCGGACGCGCTGTGGGTGCTGGTGGAAGGTGGGCCGGCCATCATCGGCGCGTTTCTCGGCGCGGATCTCGTCGACGAGATAGAGGCGTATGTCGCGCCGATCGTCATCGGCGCGGGCCCTGCCTCGGTGGCGATTCCCGACGTGACGACCCTGGCGGACGCCACTCGATTTGGCCTCGGGGCGGTCGAGACGCTCGGTTCGGACGTACTGCTGCGCCTATCCCGCTGA
- a CDS encoding transcription antitermination factor NusB gives MKRSPMIRDKAVDPARAAARDTLRAVRERDAYANLILPKMLRERGIDGRDAALATELTYGSARAQGLLDAVIASAAARPVDQIDGAVLDVLRLGVYQLLRTRIGAHAAVSTSVDLIRSEAGMGPAGFVNAVLRKVSQRDEELWVDDLAPSIADDLIGNLAFRYAHPRWIAQVFYDALGGSAGQLQAALAADDERPPVHLVARPGQITAEELALVSDGEVGRYSPYCVYLAGGDPGDLEAVRDGYAGVQDEGSQLVGRAMTVAEVADDAGRWLDMCAGPGGKAALVAAIADIDGARLDAVEVSEHRAELIRKVVRDLPVDVHVADARSSGLAPGYDRILLDAPCSGLGSLRRRPEARWRRTPDDVDGLVVLQRELLTEAVRLLRPGGVVIYSTCSPHPAETTGVIADVLATHPEAEQIDARPLVSADALGDGPHVQLWPHLHGTDAMFLAALRR, from the coding sequence ATGAAGCGCTCGCCGATGATTCGCGACAAGGCGGTCGACCCCGCGCGCGCGGCGGCACGCGACACCCTGCGGGCAGTCCGCGAACGCGACGCCTACGCGAACCTCATCCTGCCGAAGATGCTGCGCGAGAGGGGGATCGACGGTCGTGACGCTGCTCTGGCCACCGAGCTGACCTACGGCTCGGCGCGGGCACAGGGCCTACTCGACGCCGTCATCGCTTCGGCCGCCGCACGTCCGGTCGACCAGATCGACGGCGCGGTGCTCGATGTGCTGCGCCTCGGCGTCTATCAGCTGCTGCGGACGCGGATCGGGGCACATGCCGCGGTCTCCACCTCCGTCGACCTGATCCGGTCGGAGGCAGGTATGGGACCCGCGGGGTTCGTGAACGCGGTGCTGCGCAAGGTGTCCCAGCGCGACGAGGAACTCTGGGTCGACGATCTCGCGCCCTCCATCGCCGACGATCTGATCGGGAACCTGGCCTTCCGGTACGCCCATCCGCGATGGATCGCGCAGGTCTTCTACGACGCGCTGGGTGGTTCCGCGGGACAGCTGCAGGCGGCGCTGGCGGCCGACGACGAACGGCCCCCCGTGCACCTGGTGGCCCGGCCGGGGCAGATCACCGCCGAGGAACTGGCACTCGTCAGCGACGGTGAGGTGGGCCGCTACTCGCCGTACTGCGTCTATCTGGCAGGCGGTGACCCCGGTGATCTCGAAGCGGTTCGCGACGGTTATGCCGGGGTGCAGGACGAGGGCAGTCAGCTCGTCGGCCGCGCGATGACGGTCGCCGAGGTGGCCGACGACGCCGGTCGCTGGTTGGACATGTGCGCGGGACCGGGCGGCAAGGCGGCACTGGTCGCGGCGATCGCGGACATCGACGGGGCGCGGCTCGACGCGGTGGAGGTGTCGGAGCATCGTGCCGAACTCATCCGCAAAGTGGTCCGCGACCTACCGGTCGATGTGCACGTCGCCGACGCGCGGTCGAGCGGACTGGCGCCGGGATACGACCGGATCCTGCTCGACGCGCCGTGCAGCGGACTCGGTTCGCTGCGCCGACGGCCGGAAGCTCGATGGCGACGCACCCCCGACGACGTCGACGGGCTCGTGGTGTTGCAGCGCGAACTCCTCACCGAGGCGGTGCGATTGCTCCGCCCGGGCGGCGTGGTCATCTATTCGACCTGCTCACCGCACCCGGCAGAGACGACCGGGGTGATCGCCGACGTCCTGGCCACCCACCCGGAGGCCGAACAGATCGACGCGCGCCCGCTGGTGTCCGCCGACGCCCTGGGCGACGGACCGCACGTCCAGCTGTGGCCGCACCTCCATGGCACCGATGCGATGTTCCTGGCCGCGTTGCGGCGCTGA